In a genomic window of Fimbriiglobus ruber:
- a CDS encoding structural cement protein Gp24, whose amino-acid sequence MVASFQSTVNIWSAAGVVGELAFEGPNRVAPYNLFSSGTPNLVGNAFTVSSGGNPEPSGNSAVAGTATVGGSGVFGGILVNPKDYASYGTTNGPLNPTLVLPDYSVGFLATMGYWWVSLPGPANVGDLVTYDPLTGNLNSITPTTSFTGTISTTTLTVSAVSAGQLAVGQIISGSGVTPGTRITALGTGTGYTGTYTISVSQTVSSATAMTAANQPAPAFAASAAYITTSTGVDTLHIATLTSGEVLLGQQVFGTGVAPNTVITAFGSGTGGTGTYTLNTSGQTVASSGSPEAMTGPSNLFVPNCVVDRFTTNTTGGLAVIKLTN is encoded by the coding sequence CTGGTCGGCCGCCGGCGTCGTCGGCGAACTGGCCTTCGAAGGCCCCAACCGCGTCGCCCCGTACAACCTCTTTTCGAGCGGCACGCCGAACCTCGTCGGCAATGCGTTTACCGTCTCCAGCGGCGGCAACCCCGAACCGTCCGGCAACAGCGCCGTCGCCGGCACCGCCACCGTCGGCGGATCGGGCGTGTTCGGCGGCATCCTGGTCAACCCCAAGGACTACGCCTCCTACGGCACGACCAACGGCCCACTGAACCCGACCCTCGTACTTCCCGACTACTCGGTCGGTTTCCTCGCCACGATGGGCTACTGGTGGGTGAGCTTGCCCGGGCCCGCGAACGTCGGCGACCTGGTGACCTACGACCCGCTCACCGGCAACCTGAACAGCATCACCCCGACCACGAGCTTCACCGGCACGATCAGCACGACCACCCTCACGGTGTCCGCCGTGTCCGCCGGCCAACTCGCCGTCGGCCAGATCATCTCCGGTTCCGGTGTCACCCCGGGCACCCGGATCACGGCCCTGGGAACGGGCACGGGTTACACCGGCACGTACACGATCAGCGTCAGCCAGACCGTGAGCTCGGCCACCGCCATGACCGCAGCCAACCAGCCGGCCCCGGCGTTCGCCGCGTCCGCCGCCTACATCACCACCTCGACCGGCGTGGACACCTTGCACATCGCCACCCTCACCTCCGGCGAGGTTCTCCTCGGCCAGCAGGTGTTCGGCACCGGCGTGGCACCCAACACGGTCATCACCGCGTTCGGCAGTGGCACCGGCGGCACCGGCACCTACACGCTCAACACCAGCGGCCAGACGGTCGCCAGTTCGGGCAGCCCCGAGGCCATGACCGGCCCGTCCAACCTGTTCGTGCCGAACTGCGTGGTCGACCGGTTCACGACCAACACCACCGGCGGCCTCGCGGTCATCAAGCTGACGAACTAA
- a CDS encoding major capsid family protein, with protein sequence METITHSALDGHSVRPLVFKNVEDYDDLHRIGLGGFDEIMSGGLADRFAADSIQTGVTTASIPVQLQFLQQFLPGFVYVMTAARKIDELIGINTAGNWEDEEVVQGVIENTGTAVPYGDETNVPLASWNENWVPRTVVRFELGMRVDYLEAKRSARIMVDTAGRKRESCGLILEQQRNMVGFYGYNSGNNYTYGFLNDPNLPAYKTVAASGTGSSTLWSTKNFQEITADLITAFAQLQTQSQDTINPEDVPTTLALATADYQYLSVTTDFGLSVREWLRQTYPKCRVVSAPQLNGANGGANVFYIYADAVRDLSSDDGKTFAQLVPAKFQVLGVQQLTKGYEEDYSNATAGVMVKRPWACVRYSGI encoded by the coding sequence ATGGAAACCATTACTCACTCCGCGTTGGATGGCCACAGCGTCCGACCCCTCGTGTTCAAGAACGTCGAGGACTACGACGACCTGCACCGCATCGGCCTCGGCGGGTTCGACGAGATCATGTCCGGCGGCCTGGCCGACCGGTTCGCGGCGGACTCGATCCAGACCGGCGTGACGACCGCGTCGATCCCCGTCCAACTCCAGTTCCTCCAGCAGTTCCTGCCCGGCTTCGTGTACGTCATGACCGCCGCCCGCAAGATCGACGAGCTGATCGGCATCAACACCGCCGGCAACTGGGAGGACGAAGAGGTCGTCCAGGGCGTCATCGAAAACACCGGGACCGCGGTGCCGTACGGCGACGAGACCAACGTCCCGCTGGCCAGCTGGAACGAGAACTGGGTGCCCCGCACGGTGGTCCGGTTCGAGCTCGGCATGCGGGTCGATTACCTCGAAGCCAAGCGTTCCGCGCGGATCATGGTGGACACCGCCGGCCGCAAGCGCGAGTCGTGCGGCCTGATCCTGGAGCAGCAGCGGAACATGGTGGGTTTCTACGGGTACAACTCCGGGAACAACTACACCTACGGGTTCCTGAACGACCCGAACCTGCCCGCGTACAAGACCGTGGCCGCGTCCGGGACGGGCAGTTCGACCCTGTGGTCGACCAAGAACTTCCAGGAGATCACCGCCGACCTGATCACCGCCTTCGCCCAACTCCAGACCCAGTCCCAGGACACGATCAACCCGGAAGACGTGCCGACGACCCTGGCACTGGCGACGGCGGACTACCAGTACCTGTCCGTGACCACCGACTTCGGTCTGTCGGTCCGCGAGTGGCTCCGCCAGACGTACCCGAAGTGCCGGGTCGTGTCGGCCCCGCAACTGAACGGCGCGAACGGCGGTGCGAACGTGTTCTACATCTACGCCGACGCGGTGAGGGACCTGTCCTCGGACGACGGCAAGACGTTCGCCCAGCTCGTCCCGGCCAAGTTCCAGGTGCTCGGCGTGCAGCAGCTCACGAAAGGCTACGAGGAGGACTACTCGAACGCCACCGCCGGCGTGATGGTGAAACGTCCGTGGGCCTGCGTTCGGTATAGCGGCATTTAA
- a CDS encoding DUF4054 domain-containing protein: MVQAFWDTATAYVSNRKGGCYTGGMTAAQQTLALNQMTAHLLYLSGLIQAGNTPGVMTGATIDKISVTLEPPPAPNAWQYWLQSSPYGQQLLALLQVASAGGFYVTTSVPGQAGFRFGNGW; encoded by the coding sequence ATGGTTCAGGCGTTCTGGGACACGGCGACCGCGTATGTCAGTAACCGCAAAGGCGGGTGCTACACGGGCGGCATGACCGCGGCCCAGCAGACGCTGGCTCTCAACCAGATGACGGCGCATCTCCTCTACCTGTCGGGGTTGATCCAGGCGGGCAACACGCCGGGGGTGATGACGGGCGCCACGATCGACAAAATCAGCGTCACCCTGGAACCACCGCCGGCCCCGAACGCGTGGCAGTATTGGCTGCAATCGAGCCCTTACGGTCAGCAACTGCTCGCGCTGTTACAGGTGGCTTCGGCGGGCGGCTTCTACGTCACGACAAGCGTTCCGGGGCAAGCCGGATTCCGGTTCGGGAACGGCTGGTAA
- a CDS encoding phage collar protein: MAFRVLGKQCFQYYAYQSRTPNDVGQYVTTYAPPVTFYGSVQPVPRDLYERYGLEFQRSYVNVYLQRNVIDVARDVSGDQIVFNGATYQCVSKTAWDAIDGWDAVLCVLITEPAAC, encoded by the coding sequence ATGGCCTTCCGCGTCCTCGGGAAGCAGTGTTTTCAGTATTACGCCTACCAGTCCCGCACCCCAAACGACGTCGGGCAATACGTCACCACGTATGCCCCGCCGGTCACGTTTTACGGGAGCGTCCAACCGGTCCCCCGCGACCTCTACGAGCGGTACGGCCTGGAGTTCCAGCGGAGCTACGTGAACGTCTACCTTCAGCGAAACGTCATCGACGTGGCTCGGGATGTGTCGGGTGATCAGATCGTGTTCAACGGCGCGACCTACCAGTGCGTCTCAAAAACCGCGTGGGACGCCATCGACGGCTGGGACGCCGTTCTCTGCGTTCTGATTACGGAGCCGGCGGCGTGCTGA
- a CDS encoding superinfection immunity protein — protein MDADTSLTTDLTLLASDPKLWLILTFYFLPTLLAAWNKSAALPLCFWVNLLAGWTLIGWIAAALLSLAPSKNDMAYRNRVRQAKDDFYLREAEKSLSTPPAP, from the coding sequence ATGGATGCCGACACTTCTTTAACCACTGATCTCACTTTGCTCGCGAGCGATCCGAAGCTGTGGCTGATTCTGACCTTCTATTTCCTGCCGACTCTGTTGGCCGCGTGGAATAAGAGCGCCGCTCTGCCCCTCTGTTTTTGGGTCAATCTTCTGGCCGGGTGGACACTCATCGGATGGATCGCTGCCGCTCTTCTCTCGCTCGCTCCGAGCAAAAATGACATGGCATACCGCAACCGGGTGAGGCAAGCGAAAGACGACTTCTACCTTCGCGAGGCGGAGAAGTCCCTCAGCACGCCGCCGGCTCCGTAA
- a CDS encoding phage gateway protein, translated as MLDNQLISLVISTIIAQEAAAGIPGTPLAQAFQPTQQGVNTVPTVYLYKVGDKRYGFRGVTDIWNVQTSQMVHTETQQYETTLQFSALATQNPATPSQYTASDILNLVAYIVQSSATVAALEAQGVGVERVTDVRNPYFSDDRDRFEASPNFDVVLTHKQIITTTTPILQTTEIQIATV; from the coding sequence ATGTTAGATAACCAACTGATATCCCTGGTTATCAGCACCATCATCGCCCAGGAAGCGGCTGCCGGGATTCCCGGAACCCCCCTCGCGCAGGCCTTCCAGCCGACGCAGCAAGGGGTGAACACCGTGCCGACCGTCTACCTCTACAAGGTCGGCGACAAGCGGTACGGGTTCCGCGGCGTGACCGACATCTGGAACGTCCAAACCAGTCAGATGGTCCACACGGAAACGCAGCAGTACGAAACCACCCTCCAGTTCAGCGCCCTGGCCACCCAAAACCCAGCGACGCCGTCCCAGTACACCGCGTCCGACATCCTGAATCTGGTCGCTTACATCGTGCAGAGCAGCGCGACTGTCGCGGCGTTGGAAGCTCAGGGAGTCGGGGTCGAGCGGGTGACGGACGTGCGGAACCCGTACTTTTCCGATGATCGCGACCGCTTCGAGGCGTCCCCGAACTTCGACGTCGTCCTCACGCACAAGCAGATCATCACCACTACCACGCCGATCCTGCAAACCACCGAGATTCAAATCGCGACCGTGTGA
- a CDS encoding DUF3383 family protein → MPIPISNYVAITSGIGAASNVSTRNLGALIITGNALVPTGVVKNFTSAADVGTYFGTGSEEYARAEFYFGWVSKDTTVPQQISFWFWNDDAATADLIYGASATYALATFTAITSGELDLTMGGFTHTITGINLGSAGSLAAVAADIQTAIQAYSAGGAAWTGATVAYDSTNSRFTLIGGATGADTIAVTTAVSNDLAGPLGWLTGAILSNGTAAQSIATNLNELISVSNNFGSFTTTFALALTLSNTTAAATWNNSLTPNIQFIYSVNVTPANASTWNAALANIGGVSLTLQSPAPVATAEYPEMAPMMILAATDYTQRNSVQNYMFQQFALTPSVTTSAFQQTYDALLINYYGQTQTAGQLLSFYQRGVMLGLPVNPSDQNVYADEIWFKDALGAALMNLLLALSQVPANAAGQVQILSTLQSIINQALFNGTISVGKTLSVNQQLYIAQVTGSSTAWKQVQNIGYWVNVVIEPYVVDGVTEYKAVYTLIYSKDDDIRLIQGSDILI, encoded by the coding sequence ATGCCTATCCCAATTTCAAACTACGTCGCGATCACGTCCGGCATCGGCGCGGCCTCGAACGTCTCCACCCGCAACCTCGGGGCTCTCATCATCACGGGCAACGCGCTCGTCCCGACCGGTGTGGTCAAGAACTTCACCTCGGCAGCAGACGTCGGCACGTACTTCGGCACCGGGTCGGAAGAATACGCCCGCGCCGAGTTTTATTTCGGGTGGGTGAGCAAGGACACTACCGTCCCCCAACAGATCAGCTTCTGGTTCTGGAACGACGACGCAGCGACCGCCGACCTCATCTACGGCGCCAGCGCGACCTACGCACTCGCCACCTTCACCGCCATCACGTCCGGCGAACTCGACCTGACGATGGGCGGGTTCACCCACACGATCACGGGCATCAACCTCGGCTCGGCCGGCAGCCTCGCGGCGGTCGCGGCGGACATCCAGACGGCCATCCAGGCGTACAGCGCGGGTGGGGCCGCGTGGACGGGCGCGACCGTCGCCTATGATTCGACCAACAGCCGCTTCACGCTCATCGGCGGGGCGACCGGGGCGGACACGATCGCCGTGACGACGGCCGTGAGCAACGACCTCGCCGGACCTTTAGGCTGGTTGACGGGAGCAATCCTCTCCAACGGAACGGCGGCGCAGTCGATCGCCACCAACCTCAACGAATTGATCAGCGTCAGTAACAACTTCGGCTCGTTTACTACCACCTTCGCGCTGGCCCTGACGCTCTCCAACACCACGGCCGCCGCGACCTGGAACAACAGCCTCACCCCGAACATCCAGTTCATCTACTCGGTCAACGTCACCCCGGCGAACGCCTCGACGTGGAACGCGGCCCTGGCCAACATCGGTGGAGTTTCCCTCACCCTGCAATCCCCCGCTCCCGTTGCCACCGCGGAATACCCCGAGATGGCCCCGATGATGATCCTGGCCGCGACCGACTACACCCAGCGCAACAGCGTGCAGAACTATATGTTCCAGCAATTCGCCCTGACTCCCTCGGTCACGACCTCTGCATTCCAGCAAACCTACGACGCCCTCCTGATCAATTACTACGGGCAGACCCAGACCGCCGGGCAGTTGCTTTCCTTCTACCAGCGCGGGGTCATGCTAGGACTCCCGGTCAACCCGTCCGACCAGAACGTGTACGCCGACGAGATCTGGTTCAAGGACGCCCTCGGCGCGGCCCTGATGAATCTGCTCTTGGCCCTCTCCCAGGTTCCGGCCAATGCCGCCGGGCAGGTGCAGATCCTTTCCACCTTGCAGAGCATCATCAACCAGGCCCTGTTCAACGGCACCATTTCCGTCGGCAAGACCCTCTCGGTCAATCAGCAGCTTTACATCGCCCAGGTGACCGGCAGTTCTACGGCCTGGAAGCAGGTCCAAAACATCGGTTACTGGGTGAACGTGGTCATCGAACCCTACGTCGTCGACGGGGTCACCGAATACAAGGCGGTCTACACATTAATATATTCCAAAGATGATGACATCAGACTGATTCAAGGCTCTGATATCTTGATTTAA
- a CDS encoding HNH endonuclease signature motif containing protein has product MTSNLVTYETASTLLSYEPETGLVRRRKTGKVAGTLTDNGYIRIVIQGKEHKAHRLAWLLMTGKWPIQVDHINGARADNRWINLRETTQAENTRNCKLYKSSKSGVPGVHWNKAKKRWQVYISDRGAMLHLGFFAEFDAAVATRKQAERALNYHENHGRSDTIGVSA; this is encoded by the coding sequence ATGACCAGCAATTTAGTCACCTACGAAACTGCCTCAACTTTATTGAGTTATGAGCCTGAGACCGGACTCGTCCGTCGACGCAAAACGGGAAAGGTCGCTGGCACCCTGACGGACAATGGGTACATCCGCATCGTGATTCAGGGCAAAGAGCACAAGGCACATCGCCTTGCGTGGCTGTTAATGACTGGCAAATGGCCCATTCAGGTGGATCACATCAACGGTGCCCGCGCCGACAACCGGTGGATCAATTTGCGCGAGACCACCCAAGCCGAAAACACTCGGAATTGCAAACTCTACAAGTCTTCAAAGTCTGGCGTCCCGGGGGTTCATTGGAACAAGGCAAAAAAGAGGTGGCAGGTTTACATCAGTGATCGAGGCGCAATGCTTCATCTTGGATTTTTCGCGGAGTTTGATGCCGCAGTGGCGACTCGTAAGCAGGCGGAGCGGGCTCTAAATTATCACGAAAATCACGGCAGATCAGACACAATAGGAGTATCAGCATGA
- a CDS encoding phage tail fiber protein: MSNDITGFGSAISLVASSTFPVGIAITQLADDSDPFDMSSVKIADTAMGVNGDLIKWSRAIGKPVTISVIPGSLDDINLATLAAANNATQGQANAQDVITITILYPDGSVITFSNGFLTDAPFGSSLASSGRLKTKTYGFMFQAITGTV, translated from the coding sequence ATGAGTAACGACATCACTGGCTTTGGCTCGGCGATCAGCCTCGTCGCGTCCAGCACTTTTCCGGTCGGCATCGCGATCACCCAACTGGCCGACGATTCCGATCCGTTCGACATGTCGAGCGTGAAGATCGCCGACACCGCGATGGGCGTGAACGGGGACCTCATCAAGTGGAGCCGGGCGATCGGTAAACCGGTCACCATCAGCGTCATCCCGGGGTCGCTCGACGACATCAATCTGGCCACCCTCGCGGCCGCGAACAACGCCACTCAGGGGCAGGCGAATGCCCAGGACGTCATTACGATCACCATCCTTTACCCCGACGGGAGTGTCATTACGTTCTCGAACGGGTTCCTCACGGATGCCCCGTTCGGTAGTTCGCTGGCGAGCAGTGGTCGTTTAAAAACAAAGACTTATGGCTTCATGTTCCAAGCCATCACGGGCACGGTGTAG